The following are encoded together in the uncultured Sphaerochaeta sp. genome:
- a CDS encoding permease, translated as MAMKQFSPNKKLLVIAGIFLAIFFTPFTHPRVAGAIQEAFLMLADYAHEHVLLCVVPAMFIAGAVVVFLNQQAVMKYLGPKANKLVAYSVASVSGAILAVCSCTVLPLFKGIYKKGAGLGPAVSFLYSGPAINILAIILSYKVFGWKIGVTRMVVSVIFAFLIGLIMQTIFRKEDEKRLADERLFQNLGGPEARSLGQMILFMLSMIGILVFLNWAPSQGASTVWEFVYQSKYWITGVFTLMLVYSLMRWFSKDELKEWGEATRDFALQILPLLFSGVLVAGFLLGRPGQEALIPTTWVASLVGGNSLFANFFAAISGAFMYFATLTEIPIVQGLLGSGMGQGPALALLLAGPSLSLPSMLVIGGELGFKKTAVYIALVVFFSTLAGFIFGMTA; from the coding sequence ATGGCGATGAAGCAGTTTAGCCCAAACAAGAAACTATTGGTTATAGCCGGGATTTTCCTGGCAATCTTTTTTACTCCCTTCACCCATCCGCGTGTCGCTGGAGCAATCCAGGAAGCGTTCCTCATGCTTGCCGATTATGCGCATGAGCATGTCCTGCTCTGTGTGGTCCCTGCAATGTTCATTGCTGGAGCGGTGGTGGTATTCCTCAACCAGCAGGCAGTGATGAAGTACCTGGGGCCGAAAGCGAATAAACTGGTGGCCTATTCGGTTGCTTCTGTTTCAGGGGCAATCCTGGCAGTGTGTTCCTGTACGGTATTGCCTCTTTTCAAGGGTATCTACAAGAAGGGTGCAGGACTTGGTCCTGCAGTATCCTTCCTCTACAGTGGCCCTGCGATCAACATCCTTGCCATCATCCTCTCCTATAAGGTCTTCGGCTGGAAGATTGGAGTGACTCGGATGGTTGTCTCAGTCATATTTGCATTCCTGATTGGCCTGATCATGCAAACAATTTTCAGGAAAGAGGATGAAAAGCGGCTTGCCGATGAACGGTTGTTCCAGAATCTGGGAGGACCGGAGGCACGAAGTCTTGGGCAAATGATACTGTTCATGCTTTCCATGATAGGTATACTGGTGTTCCTGAACTGGGCACCAAGCCAGGGAGCAAGTACTGTTTGGGAATTCGTTTATCAGTCCAAGTATTGGATCACGGGGGTGTTCACCCTTATGCTGGTGTACTCCCTGATGAGATGGTTCAGCAAGGATGAGCTGAAAGAGTGGGGTGAAGCAACCAGGGACTTTGCACTCCAAATTCTCCCCTTGCTCTTCAGTGGCGTTTTGGTTGCAGGATTCCTACTGGGTAGGCCTGGCCAGGAAGCACTTATTCCCACGACATGGGTTGCATCCTTGGTAGGAGGGAACTCTCTCTTCGCCAATTTCTTTGCAGCAATCTCAGGGGCCTTCATGTACTTTGCAACGCTCACAGAAATTCCCATCGTACAAGGACTATTGGGATCAGGAATGGGACAAGGCCCAGCCTTGGCTCTATTGCTGGCAGGTCCAAGCCTTTCCCTTCCATCAATGCTGGTCATTGGTGGAGAATTGGGATTCAAGAAGACTGCGGTCTACATTGCTTTGGTGGTGTTCTTTTCCACATTGGCGGGATTTATTTTTGGAATGACAGCCTAA
- a CDS encoding bifunctional diguanylate cyclase/phosphodiesterase has protein sequence MELVVMEFFLLIVVVFIVLNQKGASSLFNYHDMDAARVAGAYIGYLLLALLSHMHILGLYTYPTIIARLIIILHIVSIPMFIFIWMNSIEKQLLSKRSYSLLFRVQRSLLTLFCVASFVDLFLNRFFVFSPELLIIGGLGIPFMLGLSALFVLVECYASLVRWKHIEWHERAIMVLTALFLLFSLVLFEVFRQPYMLSLSSAFMLLLSLLSWQRKELLLDLLTRIPNNQAFLEALKHAVDSSDHRTILLLDIENFRLLNERYGEDGGDAILFSFAGFLKTTYEQAEIFRIGGNRFVLMFPLLTHNELVREVNLIKKKTAKGCSIGEMQVSFHVNIAIVEIPLQKNTVDEVVESLSFTMNEIKEKRRQPVIIFNQKLTGVRQRRLDILSILRKALVEQDMIQVYFQPIMDVDDNKPFAAEALMRLKDERMGIISPGEFIPLAEQAGLISMYTEIMLQKVCAFLQAHPSIQERLSHVSINIVAEDLAVGDITCKLLDILSQRGIDAKKIGFEVTESMALSSNPIVAKSWQALRDVGVRFFLDDFGTGYANLESLVNLPFDVVKIDRSVVSNTTNSYELLSLIAGMLQRLGKEVIAEGVETLEQLEMVKSNRISYVQGYYFSRPLPPGEFLSWLKTSSAD, from the coding sequence ATGGAACTTGTGGTGATGGAGTTCTTCTTACTGATTGTGGTTGTTTTCATCGTATTAAACCAGAAAGGCGCCTCTTCACTGTTCAACTATCACGATATGGATGCTGCAAGAGTAGCAGGGGCCTATATTGGATACCTGCTCCTTGCCCTGCTCAGCCATATGCATATACTTGGTCTTTATACGTACCCTACAATCATTGCTCGATTGATAATAATTCTCCATATTGTTTCTATCCCGATGTTTATATTCATCTGGATGAACAGTATTGAAAAACAACTCCTATCAAAAAGAAGCTATTCATTACTCTTCCGTGTACAGAGGTCCTTACTTACGCTGTTTTGCGTTGCTTCCTTTGTTGATCTATTCCTGAATCGTTTTTTTGTTTTCTCCCCAGAGTTGCTGATAATCGGAGGCCTTGGGATACCCTTCATGCTTGGGCTGAGTGCGCTCTTTGTTCTGGTAGAATGCTATGCCTCCTTGGTGAGATGGAAGCACATTGAGTGGCATGAACGGGCCATCATGGTACTCACTGCATTGTTCCTGTTGTTCTCCTTGGTTTTGTTTGAGGTGTTTCGGCAACCCTATATGCTCTCCCTCAGCAGCGCCTTCATGTTGCTGCTCAGCCTTCTCTCTTGGCAGAGGAAGGAGTTGCTGTTGGATTTGTTAACCAGGATCCCGAACAATCAGGCATTTCTGGAAGCACTCAAACATGCCGTTGATAGCAGCGACCATAGGACCATTCTTTTGTTGGATATTGAGAACTTTCGCTTACTCAACGAACGTTATGGAGAAGATGGGGGTGATGCAATCTTGTTCTCCTTTGCTGGTTTCCTGAAAACCACCTATGAGCAAGCTGAGATTTTCCGTATTGGGGGCAACCGATTTGTTCTGATGTTTCCTTTGTTAACGCATAATGAGCTGGTCAGGGAAGTAAATTTGATCAAGAAAAAGACTGCAAAGGGGTGTTCCATCGGGGAGATGCAAGTCTCCTTTCATGTGAATATCGCGATTGTGGAAATTCCCTTGCAGAAGAATACGGTTGATGAGGTTGTTGAATCTCTCTCCTTTACTATGAATGAGATCAAGGAAAAGCGGAGGCAGCCAGTTATCATCTTCAACCAGAAGCTCACCGGGGTGCGCCAGAGAAGACTCGATATTCTCTCGATTTTACGAAAGGCTTTGGTTGAGCAAGACATGATACAGGTCTACTTCCAGCCAATTATGGATGTAGACGACAACAAGCCATTTGCTGCAGAAGCCCTAATGCGACTTAAGGATGAGCGGATGGGGATCATTTCACCTGGGGAGTTCATCCCTCTTGCAGAACAAGCCGGTCTTATAAGCATGTATACGGAGATCATGCTGCAGAAAGTATGTGCCTTCCTCCAGGCACATCCCAGTATACAGGAACGCTTGAGCCATGTTTCAATCAACATCGTTGCAGAGGACCTTGCAGTAGGAGATATTACTTGCAAGTTATTGGATATTTTAAGCCAGAGGGGGATTGATGCAAAGAAGATAGGGTTTGAAGTGACAGAGTCCATGGCGCTTTCAAGCAATCCGATTGTGGCAAAGTCATGGCAAGCGCTACGGGACGTGGGGGTCCGATTTTTCCTTGATGATTTTGGAACCGGTTATGCCAACCTTGAGTCATTGGTCAACCTACCCTTTGATGTGGTGAAGATTGATCGAAGTGTCGTATCAAATACCACAAACAGCTATGAGTTGCTTTCCCTTATCGCAGGAATGCTGCAACGTCTCGGAAAAGAAGTCATTGCTGAAGGGGTAGAGACCCTCGAACAGCTGGAGATGGTGAAAAGCAACCGAATTTCCTATGTACAAGGGTACTATTTTTCCAGACCACTTCCTCCAGGGGAGTTCCTCTCCTGGTTAAAGACAAGCTCAGCTGACTAG
- a CDS encoding metalloregulator ArsR/SmtB family transcription factor, which produces MNKYDVAQFEDTAKRFKMLGHPMRLAIIEALFSRSYCVCELAELLGMHKSVTSKHLSALKQGGIIDMQREGTRVNCILTMPCVLEMMHCAIKKPEVGKE; this is translated from the coding sequence ATGAACAAATATGATGTTGCACAGTTTGAAGATACTGCAAAACGTTTCAAGATGCTTGGGCACCCCATGAGACTTGCTATAATTGAGGCGCTCTTTTCTCGTTCCTACTGTGTCTGTGAACTTGCGGAACTACTTGGAATGCACAAATCAGTCACTTCAAAACACCTCTCAGCATTGAAGCAAGGGGGAATCATCGACATGCAGAGAGAAGGGACCAGGGTCAATTGCATATTGACCATGCCCTGTGTGCTGGAGATGATGCACTGCGCAATCAAGAAACCAGAAGTTGGAAAGGAATAA
- the pdxT gene encoding pyridoxal 5'-phosphate synthase glutaminase subunit PdxT, producing MRVGVLALQGGFVEHVHALNKLDISSLEIRSPQDVHTSLDALILPGGESTVMGRLIRDLDLYFPLMDLISQGLPVWGTCAGMILLASELEGEVNTHLAIMPITVQRNAFGRQLGSFSSFGMFEGIGEIPMTFIRAPIIQRADKNVHMLAEYGGFSVAARYDTMLVTAFHPELTNDTRVLQYFLGMTGCRRND from the coding sequence ATGAGAGTTGGTGTATTAGCACTGCAAGGAGGGTTTGTAGAGCATGTTCACGCATTGAACAAGCTGGACATTTCTTCCCTCGAGATTCGTAGCCCTCAGGATGTACACACTTCGCTTGATGCCTTGATCCTGCCTGGTGGGGAAAGTACAGTCATGGGTAGATTGATTAGGGATCTTGACCTCTATTTTCCTCTCATGGATTTGATCTCTCAGGGATTGCCGGTATGGGGGACCTGTGCCGGCATGATACTGCTTGCAAGTGAGTTGGAGGGAGAGGTCAATACCCATCTGGCGATCATGCCGATCACCGTCCAGAGAAATGCATTCGGACGGCAGCTTGGGAGTTTTTCCTCCTTCGGCATGTTCGAGGGTATTGGTGAAATTCCAATGACGTTTATCCGTGCCCCGATCATTCAGAGAGCGGACAAAAATGTACACATGTTAGCAGAGTATGGTGGCTTTAGCGTTGCAGCAAGATATGATACGATGCTGGTAACTGCGTTTCATCCGGAACTGACGAATGATACCCGGGTCCTCCAGTATTTCCTGGGAATGACAGGCTGCAGACGTAATGATTGA
- a CDS encoding thioredoxin family protein: protein MVIQILGTGCPKCKTLEANAVKAVEEGNIAATIVKVTDLDEIMDMGVMLTPALAIDGDVKSMGKVLNKDQVLSLIKESL from the coding sequence ATGGTAATTCAGATACTCGGGACAGGATGTCCCAAATGCAAAACATTGGAAGCAAATGCAGTAAAGGCAGTTGAAGAAGGAAACATCGCTGCAACAATCGTGAAGGTTACCGACCTGGACGAAATCATGGATATGGGTGTCATGTTGACCCCTGCCCTCGCAATTGATGGCGATGTGAAAAGCATGGGGAAGGTGCTGAACAAAGATCAAGTGCTTTCATTGATTAAGGAGAGTCTGTAA
- a CDS encoding arsenate reductase ArsC, producing the protein MGKKRIMFVCIHNSARSQMCEAFVRHYASDRFEAHSSGIEAGKLNPLVVQAMEEIGISMKGHYAKSAQKYIERNEAFDYIVTVCDESNAERCPAFPGKSERMHWGFPDPSAITGSDEEKLEGIRPIRDAIHTRITDWLASC; encoded by the coding sequence ATGGGAAAAAAGCGAATCATGTTTGTCTGTATCCATAACTCAGCAAGAAGCCAGATGTGTGAGGCATTTGTACGACACTATGCGAGTGACCGATTCGAGGCACACAGCAGTGGTATTGAAGCAGGAAAACTGAATCCTCTGGTTGTGCAAGCCATGGAGGAAATTGGAATCTCCATGAAAGGTCACTATGCAAAATCTGCCCAAAAATACATTGAGAGGAATGAGGCCTTTGACTATATAGTGACAGTCTGTGACGAGAGCAACGCTGAACGCTGTCCCGCGTTCCCAGGCAAGAGTGAACGCATGCATTGGGGGTTCCCCGATCCAAGCGCCATAACCGGTAGCGATGAGGAAAAGCTGGAAGGGATCAGACCCATCCGTGATGCAATCCATACTCGCATCACCGACTGGCTCGCTTCTTGCTAG